Below is a genomic region from Phacochoerus africanus isolate WHEZ1 chromosome X, ROS_Pafr_v1, whole genome shotgun sequence.
ATAATCTTGGGCTCCTATTCCTTTatgcaggatttttttcccctaaagaaaTAATTACGGAAGTGGGCAGGGagtgatccatgaggatgtttgctgcaacatggatgataACTGAGAATAAATGTGTGAGACATATATATGAAACTATATGCACTAAAATGACagagagaggttttttttcccttccatttttggccaccctgcagcatagggagatcctgggccagggatcagatctgagccgaagttGCAGCCTATGCTGTAGAAACGGTAACacttgatcctttaacccactgtgctgggctgaggattgaacctgcatcctggtgctacagagatgccactgatcccactgcaccacagctgtaactccaagagagttttattttgttttgtttgtctttttagggccgaacccacagcatatggaagttcccaggctagggtctaatcagagctacagctgccagcctacgccacagccatagcaacgccagatcctaacccactgagcgaggccagggattgaaccctcaacctcatggttcctagtcagatttgttcccactgctccacaacaggaattcccaagagAGGTTTTTAATGAATGCTTGAATTATAAGGTTGATTCTTAATTCTCCTGTTTCTgactttatggatttttttttttactatgggTATAAATTACTTGAATAATGATGTTAAaccttattatttattaaaaatgcaaattcaaaaactagcatggggagttcctatcatggctcagcagttacgaacccgactagtatccatgaggatgcaggctcgatctttggcctcgctcagtgggttaaggatccagcattgctgtggctgtggtgtaggccggcagctgtagctctgatttgacgcctagcctgggaacctccatatgccacaggtgtgaccctaaaaaacaaacaaacaaaaaacttgcatGGTATCATTTTCTCCCATCAAAATAGCAGGATAAGAACTGTTACACCCAACAACTGCAAGATTGGAAGAAAACAGGACTTCCGGTACACAAGCCGGAATATAAAATGGTTTCTTATATCCTACAATCATCTAGCAATATACATTAAAAGCCTTTAAGCATCCACTTTCCCTTCACCCAGCAATTCAATTTCCAGGAATAAATCctaagaaaatatgagaaaagtgTGCTACAGCCCGAGTATAAGAGGTTCCTTCCAATTTTACTTACAATATTAAAACGTTCATGAACAAtcaacataaacacacacacacacagtcacatgcCTGCTTCAAACAACCATAGAATCATCCTAGAGTGTTCCACAGCTTTTTTGGGGTACTATTTAACATTAATTAGTGGGCATTATCCTATAGCAATACGCGTTAATTTATCTAATTCTTGAGGGGCTACAAGGCGTCCACTGTCCAGTTTTACTGCAATTCATATGAGCAAGCACATTACTGAACACACTGGCACTTTTGAGTTTTCGCGTTTGCAACTGTTATGTATTTATTGCGGTCTACCTAGATGAACAGACCTCTAGGATGGGTTCCAAAAGGCAGACTGCTGGGAAAGGGTGCTTAGTGCATTACTAACTGAAAGACACTGAGAGTAGCAAGAGTCTCTCAGGAACCTCTAAACCTGCTCCCTCCCCACTATTCAGAGAGGTGGAGATGGGTTGCAAGAGCTGTTGGGGCTCAACAAAGACATCCCCCATACATCCCAGCTGCACCCTCTATTGGTCTCTCTCCGAGGCTGGCTGTTGGGATTTCTCCCAGCATCACCCAGGTGGTCTGTAGGAACTCTCCCAGGTCTGGCCCATCCCCAGACCTTAGAGGGTCAGTAGCCCAGGTCAGAAGAAGACCAGAGCACTCCCCACCACCATCGCCTCCCTCTGGAGCATGTGCCTCTCGTCAGCATGGAACCCTGAATCTTTCCCTCCTCCAGGTATTGGCAATGCGTCGGGGTGTCACCCCAtccaccacacagccacagctgccacttcACCGCAGCTTCACCAAAGCCTCGTGTCTGCGCATCCTGCTCACAGCTGGCCCAGGCAGCATTTCCCACATTTCTCCCACTGGGTTTCTGGACGGTCTGCACAGAGCTCACCTTTGGCCCATGCACCACCTGGGTGGGCCTTGACCTTGACACCTGCTGCACTTCACATCGGGCACAGTCGCCAGTTCCCACTCCTGATAAGTATCTCTGTAGCAGGTGGATGAACTAagggtctttttttccctttgctaatgtgaggaaggggagtggggaggggcaggagcgaTGCTCTGCAGCTCCCCTCAGTGCTCTTAGCAATACTATTACTGCCAGGTGTTGGGCGACCTTATATGGGGATTTAAATAACGACAAAGACAGTGGGACTGGCCAATTCTTCATGAAGGAGCAGGTATTACTGTACCATAAAACAAAACGACATGATATTTACAATCATCATCATGATTACAAACAAGGGCTTGGGAGTCCCTGATTGTCCTTGGTGAGAGGGCTCACTCCAAACTAACCCTGCCTGAGGATGAGGTGTCCTGGAAAGGTTTGCTGCGCTGAGcaaatcagggttttttttttcaattcatacTTCAAGCTCGCATAGAGAAAGGACCCCATCTTCCCTCCAACTTCTTCACGACATCCTGGAGAAACTTGCTCCAACTTAGAGAACACAGCTGCTGCATTCAAAGCAGCAAGGTCAGGGAGACAGCTGGGCTGCAGATAGCCTTTCAAGGAGATAACAAGAAATGACCAAGAGCCAAGGAAAGCATGCTGCATGAGATACTGGAGACGGAGGTTAGCACCCGCAGTTTATGCTAATTAACCAATGTGAGAACTCAGCCCTTCCCCGTAAGTCTAGTTCGTACACACAAAGATCTGAGTCCTAGAAACAGCTCCCGATTAGACATTAAAAGTGGTTATCCTTGATCAGTGAGACCAAGGAAGGATGATATATTTACACTTGGCTCTAAATTGACTCTGTCTCGTCGGTAGGAGAGGATAGAGGAGAGAGAGTGAGGAAGGGAGAGATGTGGCAATTCTATTTTTGCCACAGGGGATCTTTCTAACTCTCAAAGAATATGTGCTTCTCTAAAGATACCTTCAGGGTCTGGGAACTATCCTGGACATGCAAATAcagaaaggccttttttttttttttttttttttggtgatggtggtggggggggggttggtatAGGAAAAGGCAGGGCAAACTCCTTCCTATCCTGCAGGTGGCCACCTACCTTTGTTTGCCTAAAGCAAGAACAGTGGGCTGCtgtcctctcccacctccctttgcccacccctcccccgacAGCAGAGGGCCAGATCACCTGGGGGATGCTGAAACCCTTCACCGGGGAGGTGCACCGGGTGCAGAAGACCTACAACCCGGAGGGCTGCATTTTATCTGCTGGGTTACCCTTGGAGAACCAgctgtctctggagccctggaagCTGCCGGCTTCAGGACAACAAAGCATATTTACAGTCTGAGaaggggggggtggtggtggtgtggtggtgCTGGTGCACTTCTCTAAAGCCTTCGACTTCTTCTGGGGTCACGCTGCACATACACAATGCTACATAACCAGCTGTTAATAACAGTGAATAACTTAATGCGACCAGCACCCCTAAGACAGCAAACATTGTGCATTCCTTTTGATGGGCAGCCATACTTCGTTTTCAAATGTGCCTCAGTTTTACTTACACATAGCAAGTCCGTGACCATGCCTTTATAAATTCAGCTGCTTTGGAGGTCTCCTGTATGTGAATCTTTGTTCACATCCCAGACGCCTACCTTAACATAAAGTTCTAGAAGAAGAAATACTCGGTCACAGGATGATTTAAGGCTTAAGGTTTAAGGCTTATGCATTTGGGTTTATCAATCCTTTCCTTTACACTCTCATGTTTAAAATGCCTTTTCATGCTTTCAGAACCTAAAAGCTTTCACACATCTCTGGGGGAAACGAAAGATTCCCTTGAGAGCCACTGAGACAGCTGCCCCGAGAGGAGAATTTGGAGGGTTCAATCGGCAGGTGAAATGCACAACTGAGAACGTTCTAGATACAGAAGGAGGGAAATATTTTGGAATGGAGAGAAGAAGGACAAGTCCCTTCTGGGGTTGGTCAGCAACGCCCTCTTCCAGGCGGGGTGGAGCCTCTACCTGGTCAGggagggctgcaaccacagcccTTGTGACACACACATTACTGCGCCTGTGCGCAGGACTTAGTCACACACCTCCGAGGCTTGGGCTTGGCTGGTGGAGTCAGCTCTGCAGAGGTCGTGTTTTGGCGGCGACGAAAGGTTAGATAGCATTTTCATACCCTTTCTGGTTCTCCCCCAGGTTCTCTGATGTCTCACGGCAGGTATGAGTGTGAATAGGTGTTAGCGAGAGAGTGTGAGCCAGGGGGGATTCAGGTGAATGGGTGCAGCTTGATAACTTGCTCCAAAAGGTCCTCGATCTCGTTGTTTTTCCCTTTACAGGCGTCGCGGTGGCTTTGGCTCTTGGCGGTGGGGAGGCAAGGGAGGACAGTGGGCGGCAGAGAGAAGGGGGTCAGGTGAAGATGGGGCGCGTTTGGGGGGCTTTCTTTGATGGAATAGAGTCCGGGAGGCACCAGAAACTGCTGACAGAGTACAGAGCCTGAAGTCCTCCGTGGGGTCCCGTGGCGGTCCCGTGGCGGGGGGGCGGCGACACCAGCCCACGCGGCCCAAGCTAGACGCAATGCGCATGTCCAGGGCTGCGGGCCTTCCCATCAGCAGTTGGCTTGTGCCGTGCAACAAGGTCTGGGGTGCCGAGCTGTGCTGGTCGCCTCTTAGCGTCTTAGCGTCTGGGTTCTTTCTATCTGGCGGAGGTTCTCCAGGTAAGTCCCCAGAGTTTAAATGTGCGTCCTGTCGGcagtttgtgcgtgtgtgtgtgtgtgtgtgtgtgtgtgtgtgtggagccaGCAGGCCAGGCGGTTTGCTCTGTGGCCTCTGAGGAGGAAGGTCCTCGAGGTCGTCGTCCTTTTTCACAGGTGTCGCGGCCACCGTGGCTTTGGTTGTGGTGGCGGGAAAGGGAGGAGGGCGGGCGGCGGAGGCCAGGGGGTCCGATGAAGGTGGGGAGAGGCTTGGGGGCGTTATTTGAGGGGTCTGGGTCCTGGAGGTGCCTGGATCTGCCGACAGAGCACAGAATCCAGAGTCTGTAATGGGAGCTGGACGTGGCTGTTAGATTACAAAATCTCAACATATTGGAGAGTCCAGCAGTGAAACAGTGTTTTTAGGAAAGCCATTCGTTTTTTCATCAAATGCTTGAAGGTTCCTTTTCTGTATATTGGCTGTGAGAGAAACAGAGGGGTTTGCTGACAGCCTTATTTGAGGTGATTGGAAAACAGGCAATAACGTTATTATTAATTCAAGACTTACTTTGGAACTATCATCAGATGTAAAAAAAGGATTTCCAATCAGCAGTTGGCCATGGAAATAATGCTGCgtatagtctttttaaaattacatccttcagggagttcccttcagggtgagtggttaatgaacccgactaagatccataaggatgcgggttcgatccctggcctcgctcagtgggttaaggatccagcgttgtcatgagctgtggtgtgggtcgcagacactgctcgtgtccagtgtggctgtggctgtggctggcagctgtagctctgattcgacccctagcctggggacttccatttgccgtgggtgcggccctaaaaagcaaaaaaaaaaaaaatcgcattgTTCAGCTCACCATTTTCTGCTTTCAGTGTGAATTATGAGTGCTCGGGTAAGATCGAGATCTAGAGGAAGAGGAGATGGTCAGGAGTCTTCTGATTCGGTTGAACCTGTGGTTGTGAGTGCTTTAACATCTTATTTCCATTGGCAGAAATAAAATCGAAAACATTTTTGAACCAATACAGATATGTTGTATAAAGGATTATCTTGCTGAGAATGGGTGGGAAATGAAATTCCGTAACTGAGACATTGAGCAAAGAGACTTATGTTCAGATATTGcctggagatatatatatatatattgatatgaGCCTGGAAATCATCCCTATGACTTCCCTGCTGAGCTTATTGATAAGAAACACACAGCccagaaaagattaaaatggtTTCTAGAATTATTTGGTCCTTGGAGATAACTCCTTTCTTAGAGTATTTTCTATATAGGAAGAGTAACTTTATTGAGAGTACTTACAGAGAAAGTTATAGGAAAATCTTCTTTAGATGGATGGTTAGTTACGTCTATGTAGTATGTGTATTTGTGCCTTCTCTTGTCATTGTGTTAATCACAATACTTTTTATTTGCGCCTCTTGTCCTCTAAGACCCCGAAATTAAGTGGCAAGAAGTCTCAACAAAAGGAACCACCAACTGAGAATCTGGATATCGAACCTGGACAAGAGAAAGGAGGAACATCTGTGGTTCAAGGTGAAGAGGGGTGGACAATTTGTATTGCATTTATGGTATTTTACTAGTAACAGGTATAAAGAGTTCCCTGAAAATTGAGTGGAAACCTATTTGGTAAGGGAaaggtgtagtttgcagctcaTTTCAGTCCTTCTCTGTgataaattttccttctttcagcattttacccatccttttttttcttcttttgtctttttgcctttttagggccacacccgcggtatatggaggttcccagattaggggtctaattggaagtacagctgccagcctacaccacagccacagcaacaccagattcgagctgcatctgcaacctacaccacaactcacggcaacaccggatccttaacccactgagcgaggccagggatcaaacctgcaacctcatggttcctagtcagattcgtttgcactgcaccatgacacgggaactcccatccatgttttaaattatttggcATGCTTGGAAAACACAGTCCTTGCCAGGGCTCTAAATTAGCAAATCAAAGGAAGCAACATTAAATTTAGACAAAATTATACACAGTTTTTCTAGTTAAACTTGTTATTTTTGGAATGCTGTTTTCAGGGTTTCTTAAATCATTGCATCGAAAGTTTAAGCAATGCTAGATGTATTTTGGTTAGCTCTTAgattgtaatttaaatttttttcataatacagagaaataaaaaatgtgaactCCTTTCCTAGTTGCTATTAAAGTCTTCAATATTTTTGTCTTCCTGAACCATAATCTAGTTGTcacataatctttttttaaactttttacttaGAAAAGGTTTAAAATGCACCGAAAAGTTAAAAGAAAGTGCAGTATATtactgcatccttttttttttaattgctttttaggaccacacccacggcatatggaggttcccagacgagaggttgaatcagagctacagctgcgggcctatacctcagccacagcaacgccagatccaagctgtgtcagcaacccacactatagctcatggcaacaccgggtccttaacccactgagcaaggccagggatcgaacccacaacctcatggatactagtcagattcgtttccacttcgccacaagccatgacgggaactccctatttctgtaTCCTTTTTACCTTGATTCACCAATTGCTAACATTTTGCCCTCTCTTTGGGTATTAGTATTGTTTTTGCTAAACCACCAAATTTCAAATACAACTATTTACTCTCTAGGTAATTCAGTAAGTATCTCCTAAAAACAAGGATATTTCATAACCCAGTATAGTGGTCAAATTCAGAAAATTTAACATTGAGGAAACATTATTATCTAATATGTAGTCAGTTGGCTTGTAATATCCACGTTTGTTGGTTGGCCTATTAATGTTCTCTATACCATTTTTTTCCTGGTCCAGGATTCAATCCAAGACTACTCATCTCTCTCTGGACTCTCTTAACCTGGAAGTGTATCTCAATCTTGGTCTTTCATGATTGACCTCTTTTGGAGTCCAAACCAGTTGTTTTGTAAAATGTTCTTTAGTTTGTGTTTGTCTCATCTTActatttttgaagacttttttcacttgtttattgAGGTCTGCTTGGTGGCAGGTAATGTACTAGGTGCTAAGGGTGTAAACACAAATGAGAATGAATTCTATCTTGAGTTCACAATCCTATCAGAGAAATTCATGTAATCAAGTAGCTGATCTAATGAGATACGTGCAATGATAGACATGTGTATGGGTTGCAAAGGTGATAACCGATTGTGTTTTCAACAGTGTTAGAATAAAATATGCCTCAGAGAAGAGGTAATATAGGAGATTCTCCATTTTCTAGCAAAAAATTCTCTAGTGCTCACTGTATTCTTACGCATCACACGTTTATTACAGTACTCACCTACGGTGCTTTATCTAGTAACATTTATTTATGGTTTAATGCTTATGTTAGTAACTCTCTATTTATAGCAGAACCTAAGTTGGAAGGTGCAAGCCAGGAAACGGGTCTGGAAAAGACTGGGGGTGAGCGTGGAGATGGCCCTGATGTGAAAGGGAAGATTCCACCTAATCTAATGCCTGCGAAAAATCCGGAAGCAGGTATGTTACCTCTTAAGAAAGTAATTCATGGAGTTGTTCTTTTCTACACTATTATACTTTCACAATAAatctcacatacacacattacTTAAAAGGTAGTGCAGACGCCACATGCTTGATTCACAGACAATGTCGGGAAAATTAATTGCCAAGTCCATGTTGTTGAgttataaaacataaaagtattATTACTTTGGAGTAGAAGTCCTTTAATATCCAAGGCAAGTgatcaaatactttttaaagcacttaaattaacatactccaggagttcctattgtggctcagcaggttaagaacctggcactgtctctgaggatgcaggttcttaactcagtgggttaagaatcctgcattgctgcagactgcagcataggttgcaaacacagcacagatctggtgttgccacggctgtggcgtaggccgcaggtgcagccctaaaaagaaaaaactatatatatctTGTAGtaactataatgggaaagaatctgaaaaactatatatactttatacctaaaactaacatcgtaaatcaactatacttcaataaaaattaataaacataccCTAGTACTAATTAGATATCTAAACAATACAGTAGTattgagattttttcctttttatggctgcacttgtggcatatgaaagttcccatgctaggagtcgaatcagagctacaactgcagtcctgtgccacaaccacagccacaccagatcctaacccactgagcaaggccaagtattgaacctgcatcctcatggacactatgtcagattcttcacctgctgagccacaacaggaactccagtattgatttttttaaatttgccagAACTGTTTCTCAAAAATCATTATCTTTTTAGTTGCCAAAGAATAATAATGGATCTGTatgttttggcttttctaggttggttggtggtggttttttaaTTGTGAGCTGGGCTGAGAAATAGTAGCGTTTTCCCTCACATTTTAATGTGTGACCATGTAGTTTTTATCGTCCAAACTGGGATACTCTTGAGAGTTAGAGGGAGTGCCATGACTACGCAACTCCAGGATCACAGGTGCAAATTGCAGCAAATGCCACCTTACTATAAATAGGCCATATAAAGGCTGAGCTAGACCAGTGAAATACTTTGCACAAAAGAGGCAAACCAAACAGGATGCTGTTCTTTGTCCTCTCTTTGAACGGTTCCAAGTATGACATAATTTTGGCTAATACATATAATTAGAAGGATACTTAAAGTCAGTGGTCTTGAATAACACTgagtttgcttgcttgttttgcttcttggagtttt
It encodes:
- the LOC125118936 gene encoding P antigen family member 4-like isoform X1; this translates as MSARVRSRSRGRGDGQESSDSVEPVVTPKLSGKKSQQKEPPTENLDIEPGQEKGGTSVVQAEPKLEGASQETGLEKTGGERGDGPDVKGKIPPNLMPAKNPEAGDGQS
- the LOC125118936 gene encoding P antigen family member 4-like isoform X2, translated to MSARVRSRSRGRGDGQESSDSVEPVVTPKLSGKKSQQKEPPTENLDIEPGQEKGGTSVVQEPKLEGASQETGLEKTGGERGDGPDVKGKIPPNLMPAKNPEAGDGQS